One segment of Bradyrhizobium sp. WD16 DNA contains the following:
- the putA gene encoding trifunctional transcriptional regulator/proline dehydrogenase/L-glutamate gamma-semialdehyde dehydrogenase — MSHSDITSHAQRDPATAPRPVFSDFAPAIRPQSALRQAITAAYRRPETECLPPLVEAATLSTEVRSAVAETARRLIETLRAKQTRSGVEALVQEYALSSQEGVALMCLAEALLRIPDTATRDALIRDKIAAGDWKSHLGGERSLFINAATWGLVITGRLTSPVNDDHRLGSALARLIARCGEPVIRRGVDMAMRMMGEQFVRGETIEAALRHSNRLEQHGFRYSYDMLGEAALTAADAERYYNDYEHAIHAIGTASAGRGIYQGPGISIKLSALHPRYSRAQSARVMAELLPRVKALALLAKRFDIGLNIDAEEADRLELSLDLLEDLCLDADLGGWHGLGFVVQAYGKRCPFVLDYIIDLAHRAGRRIMVRLVKGAYWDAEIKRAQVDGLNGFPVYTRKAYTDVCYIACARKLLAATDVIFPQFATHNAQTLATIYHMAGQDFQPGQYEFQCLHGMGEPLYEEVVGAARLDRPVRIYAPVGTHETLLAYLVRRLLENGANSSFVNRISDPTVSVDELVNDPARSVAAMSTVGAPHGRIKLPAELFGRERVNSSGLDLTDEIVLASLARALRASTAIAWRAAPRPAGREASAQARPVRNPGDRRDIVGWVTDASDGDVLRAVRLASAAAASWASLPPAERAECLTRAADAMQGRMSTLLGLISREAGKSLPNAIAEVREAIDFLRYYAAEACRTLDPTHQPLGPVACISPWNFPLAIFIGQIAAALVTGNPVLAKPAEETPLIAAEGVRMLHDAGIPVDVLQLLPGDGRIGAALVAAPEISAVMFTGSSEVARLIQSQLANRLSPEDRPIPLIAETGGQNAMIVDSSALAEQVVGDVIASAFDSAGQRCSALRVLCLQEDVADRILTMLKGAMRELKIGRTDVLAVDVGPVITLEARDAIAQHVERMRDLGCRVEQIGRSDDDADGTFVSPTIIELKTLSDLEREIFGPVLHVLRYRREDLDRLIEEINATGYGLTFGLHTRLDETIARVTDRIKAGNIYVNRNVIGAVVGVQPFGGRGLSGTGPKAGGPQYLARLVTPSPMALRHRSAKADPALLDLVTWLDAKGAHAAADAARHFGRRSALGHEVELAGPVGERNIYALRPRGSILLAPETANGLYRQLGAVLATGNRAVIDAASGLRTALVGLPPGLAGRMSWSTDWVADGPFAGALVEGAAERVRSLCKRIAAMPGPIVLVQAASADEIARNPDAYSVHWLLEEVSTSINTAAAGGNASLMAIG; from the coding sequence ATGTCCCACTCCGACATCACATCTCATGCGCAACGCGATCCCGCGACAGCGCCGCGCCCGGTCTTTTCAGATTTCGCTCCCGCGATCCGTCCGCAGAGCGCATTGCGTCAGGCGATCACGGCGGCCTACCGCCGTCCGGAAACCGAATGCCTGCCCCCACTGGTCGAGGCCGCAACACTCTCGACCGAAGTCCGCTCGGCGGTGGCAGAGACCGCAAGACGACTGATCGAAACGCTGCGCGCCAAACAGACGCGCTCGGGCGTCGAGGCGCTCGTTCAGGAATACGCGTTGTCGAGCCAGGAAGGTGTCGCTCTGATGTGCCTCGCCGAGGCGCTGCTGCGGATCCCCGACACCGCCACTCGCGATGCGCTGATCCGTGACAAGATCGCCGCCGGCGACTGGAAATCGCATCTCGGCGGCGAACGGTCGCTCTTCATCAACGCCGCCACCTGGGGACTGGTCATCACCGGTCGATTGACCTCACCGGTCAACGACGACCACCGTCTCGGTTCGGCACTGGCCCGCCTGATCGCGCGCTGTGGCGAGCCGGTCATCCGCCGCGGCGTCGACATGGCGATGCGGATGATGGGGGAGCAATTCGTCCGGGGCGAGACCATCGAGGCGGCGCTCCGCCACTCAAATCGTCTGGAGCAGCACGGCTTCCGCTACTCCTACGATATGCTTGGCGAGGCGGCACTGACCGCCGCCGACGCCGAGCGCTACTACAACGACTACGAACACGCGATCCACGCGATTGGAACGGCATCCGCCGGCCGCGGCATCTACCAAGGCCCGGGCATCTCGATCAAGCTTTCGGCGCTTCATCCACGTTACTCCCGCGCCCAGTCCGCGCGCGTCATGGCCGAACTCCTGCCCCGGGTGAAGGCGCTGGCGCTCCTGGCGAAACGATTTGACATCGGCCTCAATATCGACGCCGAGGAAGCGGATCGGCTCGAATTGTCGCTCGATCTTCTCGAGGACCTTTGCCTGGATGCGGATCTCGGCGGTTGGCATGGACTTGGGTTCGTCGTGCAGGCCTATGGCAAGCGCTGCCCATTCGTGCTCGACTACATCATCGATCTTGCCCATCGCGCCGGCCGCCGCATCATGGTCCGCCTCGTCAAGGGCGCCTATTGGGACGCCGAGATCAAGCGCGCCCAGGTCGACGGGCTGAACGGTTTCCCCGTCTACACCCGCAAGGCCTATACGGATGTCTGTTACATCGCCTGCGCGAGGAAATTGCTCGCCGCGACCGACGTCATCTTCCCGCAATTTGCGACACACAACGCGCAGACGCTCGCGACCATCTACCATATGGCGGGGCAGGACTTTCAGCCGGGGCAATATGAGTTCCAGTGCCTCCACGGCATGGGCGAGCCGCTCTACGAGGAGGTCGTCGGCGCAGCGAGGCTCGATCGGCCTGTTCGCATCTATGCTCCGGTCGGCACCCACGAGACCCTGCTCGCATATCTCGTCCGGCGCCTGCTCGAGAATGGCGCGAACTCCTCGTTCGTCAACCGCATCTCCGATCCGACCGTATCGGTCGATGAACTCGTGAATGATCCCGCCCGGTCGGTCGCGGCGATGTCGACGGTCGGCGCGCCGCACGGCAGGATCAAGCTTCCCGCCGAGCTCTTTGGACGCGAGCGAGTGAATTCCTCGGGCCTCGATCTCACCGATGAGATCGTGCTCGCATCTCTCGCGCGCGCCTTGCGGGCGAGCACCGCCATCGCATGGCGGGCGGCACCGCGCCCCGCGGGTCGCGAGGCGAGCGCTCAGGCACGTCCGGTCCGCAATCCGGGAGATCGCCGCGACATCGTCGGCTGGGTGACGGACGCGTCGGACGGCGACGTGCTGCGGGCGGTCAGGCTGGCTTCCGCTGCGGCTGCGAGCTGGGCTTCCCTGCCCCCGGCAGAACGCGCCGAATGCCTCACCCGGGCGGCCGATGCCATGCAAGGTCGAATGTCGACGCTACTCGGCCTGATTTCGCGCGAGGCCGGAAAGTCGCTGCCGAACGCCATCGCGGAAGTCCGCGAGGCAATTGATTTCCTGCGCTATTATGCGGCGGAAGCGTGCCGCACGCTGGATCCCACGCATCAACCACTCGGTCCGGTCGCCTGCATCAGCCCATGGAATTTCCCGCTCGCGATCTTCATCGGCCAGATTGCCGCGGCGCTCGTCACAGGCAATCCGGTGTTGGCGAAACCTGCCGAAGAAACGCCCCTGATCGCAGCCGAGGGAGTGCGCATGTTGCACGATGCGGGCATCCCCGTTGACGTCCTCCAGCTGTTGCCGGGCGACGGCCGGATCGGCGCGGCTCTGGTCGCCGCGCCGGAGATCTCCGCCGTGATGTTTACCGGCTCGAGCGAGGTCGCTCGCCTTATCCAGTCACAGCTGGCGAACCGGCTGTCGCCGGAGGATAGGCCGATTCCGCTGATCGCCGAGACCGGCGGGCAGAACGCGATGATTGTCGATTCCTCCGCGCTTGCCGAGCAGGTCGTCGGTGACGTCATTGCATCGGCCTTCGACAGCGCCGGCCAACGATGTTCGGCGCTCCGCGTTCTCTGTCTGCAGGAGGACGTAGCGGACCGGATCCTGACCATGCTGAAGGGCGCGATGCGTGAGCTGAAGATCGGGCGCACGGATGTTTTGGCGGTCGACGTCGGTCCGGTCATCACCCTGGAAGCAAGGGACGCCATAGCACAGCATGTCGAGAGGATGCGTGACCTCGGCTGCCGGGTCGAGCAGATCGGCCGGAGCGATGACGACGCCGATGGCACCTTCGTATCTCCAACAATTATCGAGCTGAAGACGCTTTCGGATCTCGAACGGGAAATCTTCGGGCCCGTACTTCACGTCCTGAGATATCGCCGTGAAGATCTCGACCGCCTGATCGAGGAGATCAATGCGACGGGCTATGGCCTCACGTTTGGTCTGCATACGCGCCTCGACGAAACGATCGCGCGGGTCACGGATCGCATCAAGGCGGGAAACATCTACGTCAATCGCAATGTCATCGGCGCCGTCGTCGGCGTCCAGCCATTCGGCGGCCGCGGGCTCTCGGGCACCGGTCCCAAGGCCGGCGGGCCGCAATATCTGGCTCGACTTGTCACGCCCTCCCCGATGGCGCTGCGGCACCGCTCGGCAAAGGCCGACCCCGCGCTGCTCGATCTGGTGACGTGGCTGGACGCCAAGGGGGCTCACGCCGCCGCCGACGCCGCCCGTCACTTCGGCCGGCGATCGGCGCTCGGGCATGAGGTCGAGCTTGCCGGCCCCGTCGGTGAACGCAACATCTACGCGCTGCGTCCGCGGGGCTCCATCCTTCTCGCCCCCGAGACGGCGAACGGGCTCTATCGTCAGCTTGGCGCCGTGCTCGCCACCGGCAACCGCGCCGTGATTGATGCCGCCTCGGGGCTGCGGACCGCGCTGGTCGGGCTGCCGCCGGGCCTGGCCGGCCGCATGTCCTGGTCGACCGACTGGGTCGCCGACGGTCCGTTTGCGGGGGCTTTGGTCGAGGGAGCGGCCGAGCGCGTCCGATCGCTCTGCAAGCGGATTGCCGCGATGCCGGGACCCATCGTGCTCGTTCAGGCCGCTTCGGCGGATGAAATCGCGCGCAACCCGGATGCATACAGCGTTCATTGGCTTCTGGAAGAGGTTTCGACCTCGATCAACACCGCCGCGGCGGGCGGCAATGCGAGCCTGATGGCGATCGGGTAG
- a CDS encoding Lrp/AsnC family transcriptional regulator: MAKTHISSEIDQFDWRILEALTHDGRMSVTDLARQVGLSKTPCQVRLKRLMDEGYIVGFRAVLDPRRLGLDHIAFAEVRLSDTREKALNEFNSAVMKIKEVEECHMIAGSFDYLLKIRTADIKKYRQVLGEKISSLPHVSNTSTFVVMQSVKDSGV, encoded by the coding sequence GTGGCAAAAACGCATATTAGTAGTGAAATCGACCAGTTCGACTGGAGGATTCTGGAGGCGCTGACCCATGATGGCCGGATGTCGGTCACCGACCTCGCCAGGCAGGTCGGGCTATCGAAAACCCCATGCCAGGTGCGCCTGAAGCGCCTGATGGACGAGGGATATATCGTCGGCTTCAGGGCGGTGCTCGATCCGCGGCGGCTTGGCCTGGATCACATCGCCTTCGCGGAAGTGCGGCTTTCGGACACAAGGGAGAAAGCGCTCAACGAGTTCAACTCAGCGGTCATGAAGATCAAGGAGGTGGAGGAGTGCCACATGATCGCGGGCTCGTTTGACTACCTGCTCAAGATTCGGACCGCGGACATCAAAAAGTATCGGCAGGTGCTGGGCGAGAAGATCTCGAGCCTTCCGCATGTCTCGAACACCTCGACTTTCGTCGTCATGCAGTCGGTGAAAGACAGCGGCGTATAG
- a CDS encoding GntR family transcriptional regulator, with amino-acid sequence MTEFPLSRGGGRSSGQLARVPKSTFRAHIAHGLRQAILRGDIEPGAQLIEANLADQFGVSRGPLREAMRQLIDEGLLVTVPYTGTHVVDLSVEDVREIYSMRVSLEIFAFEQVWTRRDATFRDGLVRLHEDLTRCIDAQDDAASIYAELQLHGFVYEATGHRILLKTWESIRGRLQLYWAAHHRAHGLRGPRRDGHDDYVRTALGDSFEALRQEITSHMARGGKQTEAFLASRAQRSAARPRLVTDGAR; translated from the coding sequence ATGACGGAATTTCCTTTGAGCCGGGGAGGCGGGCGCAGCTCCGGCCAGCTTGCGCGGGTCCCGAAATCGACCTTCCGCGCTCATATCGCCCATGGACTTCGTCAGGCGATCCTGCGCGGCGACATCGAGCCCGGGGCTCAGCTGATCGAAGCCAATCTCGCTGATCAGTTCGGTGTCAGCAGGGGGCCGCTGCGCGAGGCCATGCGCCAGTTGATCGACGAGGGACTGCTCGTGACGGTCCCGTACACCGGCACCCACGTCGTCGATCTCTCCGTCGAGGACGTTCGCGAGATCTATTCGATGCGCGTAAGCCTCGAGATATTCGCATTCGAACAGGTCTGGACGCGTCGAGACGCGACGTTCCGGGATGGCCTGGTCCGTCTTCATGAGGACCTGACCCGGTGCATCGACGCCCAGGACGACGCGGCCAGCATCTATGCCGAGCTCCAGTTGCACGGCTTCGTATACGAGGCGACCGGACACCGAATCCTTTTGAAGACCTGGGAAAGCATTCGCGGCCGTCTCCAGCTCTACTGGGCGGCCCATCACCGGGCGCATGGCCTTCGTGGTCCGAGGCGGGACGGCCACGATGACTACGTCAGAACGGCGCTCGGCGACAGCTTTGAAGCGCTGCGACAGGAAATCACCAGCCATATGGCGCGTGGCGGCAAGCAGACGGAAGCCTTTCTCGCGAGCCGCGCCCAGAGGTCCGCCGCGCGTCCGCGCCTCGTGACGGACGGCGCGCGATGA
- a CDS encoding transporter substrate-binding domain-containing protein, with amino-acid sequence MTRARFFEVRCPEDAATNSGLRKQGSPESRRQETHLRRMEMNFSRRKFMAFATVAAANFSSIPVFAQDASTLDQVKARKQLRIGVTSAEPWFFKDPLSEKWTGVGVAMGERLAADLGVEMVPVETTWSNAVAALQANQIDLMFVLDPTEERKKAIDFPDTPLFYYAMGALIPEEAPFMSWAAIDKPGTRIGVTLGTSLDKNITAIVKSAAINRFSNNDEAIAAFAAKRVDIVVQFHPALVVQYARLKLGKVILPSPVTPVATSAGLRKEQNTAFRDWVNGQFAELYKAGVPNQMFRDYLASKHIDADEIPGLIKEAW; translated from the coding sequence ATGACCCGCGCCCGCTTTTTCGAAGTTCGTTGTCCGGAAGATGCCGCAACTAACTCAGGACTTCGGAAACAGGGAAGCCCCGAAAGCCGCAGACAAGAAACTCACCTCAGGAGAATGGAAATGAACTTCAGCAGGCGCAAGTTTATGGCTTTCGCGACAGTCGCCGCAGCCAATTTCAGCTCCATTCCCGTCTTCGCGCAGGACGCTTCGACACTAGACCAGGTCAAGGCGAGAAAGCAGTTGCGCATCGGGGTCACTTCGGCGGAGCCGTGGTTCTTCAAGGATCCGCTCTCCGAGAAATGGACCGGGGTCGGCGTTGCCATGGGCGAAAGGCTCGCAGCCGATCTCGGGGTGGAAATGGTGCCCGTCGAGACCACATGGTCCAATGCCGTCGCCGCGCTGCAAGCCAACCAGATCGATCTGATGTTTGTGCTTGATCCGACCGAGGAGCGGAAAAAGGCAATCGACTTTCCCGATACGCCGCTGTTCTACTACGCCATGGGCGCGCTGATTCCGGAGGAAGCCCCGTTCATGTCGTGGGCCGCCATCGACAAGCCCGGCACCCGCATCGGGGTCACCCTTGGAACCTCGCTCGACAAGAACATTACCGCGATCGTCAAGTCGGCTGCGATCAATCGCTTCTCGAACAACGACGAGGCGATCGCTGCCTTCGCCGCCAAACGCGTCGATATCGTCGTCCAGTTCCACCCCGCACTGGTCGTGCAGTACGCGCGGCTGAAGCTGGGCAAGGTGATCCTGCCAAGTCCCGTCACTCCGGTGGCGACCAGCGCGGGATTGCGCAAGGAGCAGAACACCGCATTCCGCGATTGGGTGAACGGGCAGTTCGCCGAGCTCTACAAAGCCGGGGTCCCCAACCAGATGTTCCGCGACTATCTCGCGTCGAAACACATCGACGCCGATGAAATTCCCGGCCTCATCAAAGAGGCCTGGTGA
- a CDS encoding amino acid ABC transporter permease: MRSRGAGRRLPAVFAADDGQGPMTYPWDFAPVLARSGLLLTGLINTVEIAVVSIVLGVVIGLILVFLRLAPRRVLSCPATILIEFYRNTPPIVHFFWFFYALPVVANISLDPFVAAVLALSTQSGAFYAEVFRGGIVSIERGQWEGAKALGMKQSQLMRRVIIPQALTRMFAPFVERSFELTKTTALASTLAYADLMYQAMLVNSETFRPLEVYTTIALMYVVLLVSASALARVAEARMTAYRQ, encoded by the coding sequence ATGCGCAGCCGCGGGGCGGGGCGGCGTTTGCCGGCGGTCTTTGCGGCCGATGACGGTCAGGGGCCTATGACCTATCCATGGGACTTCGCGCCGGTGCTGGCGCGTTCGGGCCTGCTTCTGACGGGCCTCATCAACACGGTCGAGATCGCAGTTGTCTCGATCGTGCTCGGCGTCGTCATCGGGTTGATCCTCGTGTTCTTGAGGCTTGCGCCGAGGCGCGTTCTGTCGTGTCCGGCCACGATCCTGATCGAGTTCTATCGCAACACGCCGCCCATCGTTCATTTCTTCTGGTTCTTCTACGCTCTGCCCGTGGTGGCAAACATCAGCCTCGATCCTTTCGTCGCTGCGGTCCTCGCGCTCTCCACGCAGTCCGGCGCGTTTTATGCCGAAGTATTTCGAGGCGGGATTGTGTCCATCGAGCGCGGGCAGTGGGAGGGCGCAAAGGCGCTGGGCATGAAGCAATCGCAGCTGATGCGCCGCGTGATCATTCCGCAAGCTCTGACACGAATGTTCGCTCCGTTTGTCGAGCGCTCCTTCGAACTTACAAAGACGACGGCGCTGGCTTCAACGCTGGCTTACGCCGATCTCATGTACCAGGCGATGCTGGTCAACAGCGAAACCTTTCGTCCGCTCGAGGTCTATACGACGATCGCGCTGATGTACGTCGTTCTGCTGGTTTCCGCGAGCGCGCTCGCGCGCGTCGCCGAAGCGCGCATGACCGCTTATCGGCAATGA
- a CDS encoding amino acid ABC transporter permease, translating into MSYHFDFALVLQSLPVLLRGLLVTIQLWVPSIAVGLGLGFLLALCRVSKTPLLRVPSLLYIELFRDTPVLIQLIWFYYAFPIVIGVQLSPFVAALLGLSLNTSAYSAEIFRGGMESIAAGQWEGAKALGMRPAAVLRRVVLPQVFKRMLPAFTNRAIEVAKVSSLASVLSVHELMYQGRLLSSTYYRPLEILTTVALIYFFLIYPGSYISTKLERRMASRS; encoded by the coding sequence ATGAGCTATCATTTCGATTTTGCGCTCGTCCTGCAGAGCCTTCCGGTTCTCCTTCGGGGATTGCTCGTCACGATCCAGCTCTGGGTGCCGAGCATCGCCGTCGGCCTCGGTCTCGGCTTCCTGCTGGCGCTGTGCCGGGTTTCGAAAACCCCGTTGCTGCGCGTTCCGAGCCTTCTCTATATCGAACTGTTCCGGGATACCCCGGTGCTGATCCAGCTGATCTGGTTCTACTATGCATTTCCGATCGTCATCGGTGTTCAGCTTTCGCCATTCGTCGCCGCGCTTCTGGGACTAAGCCTCAATACCTCGGCATATTCCGCCGAGATCTTTCGCGGTGGAATGGAGTCGATCGCAGCAGGACAGTGGGAGGGCGCGAAGGCGCTCGGAATGCGGCCGGCCGCCGTGTTGCGCCGGGTCGTGCTGCCGCAGGTGTTCAAGAGAATGCTCCCGGCGTTTACGAACCGGGCGATCGAGGTCGCCAAGGTGTCGTCGCTCGCGTCGGTGCTGTCGGTTCATGAGCTGATGTATCAGGGCCGATTGTTGAGCTCGACGTACTACCGTCCTCTTGAAATCCTCACCACTGTCGCCCTCATCTATTTTTTCCTGATCTATCCCGGCAGTTACATTTCAACGAAGCTCGAGCGCCGCATGGCAAGCAGAAGCTGA
- a CDS encoding amino acid ABC transporter ATP-binding protein, with the protein MSKSILRVSNLQKRFGDLHVLRGIELAVEAGERIAIIGGSGSGKSTLLRCLNFMEIPTSGTIELDGQILGKPVGGSPDERRYPERELCAVRERVGMVFQQFNLFPHMTVLENVMEGLVTVKKMKKPEARECALRELQKVGLADKVDSYPSRLSGGQQQRVAIARALAMTPEILLFDEPTSSLDPELVGEVLRVIRALADEGRTMLLVTHELGFAYHYATKVIFLADGVFHEVGTPEEVLKHPKQERTRAFLSRFTEFSF; encoded by the coding sequence ATGTCTAAATCCATTCTTCGCGTCTCGAATCTGCAGAAGCGGTTTGGCGACCTGCATGTCTTGCGCGGGATCGAACTTGCCGTAGAGGCGGGCGAGCGCATCGCCATCATCGGCGGCAGCGGCTCCGGAAAGAGTACGCTGCTGCGCTGCCTCAATTTCATGGAGATCCCAACCTCGGGAACGATCGAGCTGGACGGTCAGATTCTGGGGAAGCCGGTCGGCGGGAGCCCCGACGAAAGGCGCTATCCGGAACGCGAGCTCTGCGCCGTTCGGGAACGCGTCGGCATGGTGTTCCAGCAGTTCAATCTGTTTCCGCATATGACGGTACTCGAAAACGTCATGGAAGGGCTGGTGACGGTCAAGAAAATGAAGAAACCGGAAGCGCGCGAATGCGCGCTGAGGGAGCTTCAGAAGGTCGGTCTTGCGGACAAGGTCGATTCGTATCCGAGCCGTCTTTCGGGCGGCCAGCAGCAGCGCGTCGCCATCGCGCGCGCGCTGGCGATGACGCCGGAGATCCTTCTATTTGACGAGCCGACCTCATCGCTCGACCCCGAGCTTGTCGGCGAAGTCCTGCGCGTGATCCGCGCGCTTGCCGACGAAGGGCGCACGATGCTGCTGGTCACCCACGAGCTCGGATTTGCATATCATTACGCGACAAAAGTGATCTTCCTCGCCGATGGCGTCTTCCATGAGGTGGGCACGCCCGAGGAGGTGTTGAAGCACCCAAAGCAGGAGCGCACGCGCGCCTTCCTCAGCCGTTTTACAGAGTTTTCCTTCTAA
- a CDS encoding aminotransferase class IV produces MTTLATSRTSSQGYVDDDRNDSVMIFINGEFFKRDEAKVSVFDAGFVLGDGVWEGIRLVNGNIVALNDHLDRLYEGARAIELDIGLTRDQIVEAIWSTFKRNGMTDGAHARLMITRGPKKTANQDPRFALGQPTIVIVAEYKTPRPEAKAKGLSLFTSTIRCSGPDVFDLRLNSHSRLNFIQALIQAINAGADEALMLDPHGFVASCNSTNFFIVRGGELWTSTGRFNFKGITRQKVISLFGRDGGVVREHDFTLAEVYSASEAFVTGTLGGITPVTRIDGKRIGQGEPGPVTRRIAGLYAEFISS; encoded by the coding sequence ATGACGACACTGGCCACAAGCAGAACCAGCTCGCAGGGTTACGTCGACGATGATCGCAACGACAGCGTCATGATCTTCATCAACGGCGAATTCTTCAAGCGGGACGAGGCGAAGGTGTCGGTTTTCGATGCCGGGTTCGTTCTCGGCGACGGCGTCTGGGAAGGAATCCGTCTGGTCAACGGAAACATCGTCGCGCTGAACGATCATCTCGATCGCCTGTATGAAGGCGCACGCGCGATCGAGCTCGATATTGGTCTCACTCGCGACCAGATCGTCGAAGCCATCTGGTCGACTTTCAAGAGGAACGGCATGACCGATGGCGCTCATGCGCGCCTGATGATTACCCGTGGCCCCAAGAAGACGGCCAACCAGGATCCACGCTTTGCGCTGGGACAGCCGACCATCGTGATCGTGGCGGAGTACAAGACGCCAAGGCCGGAAGCGAAGGCCAAGGGGTTGAGCCTCTTCACGTCAACCATTCGCTGCAGCGGGCCGGACGTCTTCGATCTGCGGCTCAATTCGCACAGCCGGCTGAACTTCATCCAGGCGCTCATTCAGGCAATCAACGCAGGGGCGGACGAAGCGCTCATGCTCGATCCGCACGGGTTCGTGGCGAGCTGCAATTCCACCAACTTCTTCATTGTGAGAGGCGGCGAACTGTGGACCTCGACGGGCCGCTTCAACTTCAAGGGCATCACGCGTCAGAAGGTGATCTCACTCTTCGGTCGGGACGGCGGCGTGGTTCGCGAGCATGATTTCACGCTGGCCGAAGTGTACAGCGCATCCGAGGCATTCGTAACGGGTACGCTTGGCGGAATCACGCCGGTGACCCGGATCGACGGCAAAAGGATCGGACAGGGGGAGCCCGGCCCGGTCACGCGGCGGATCGCAGGTCTTTACGCTGAGTTTATTTCGTCCTGA